A region from the Algoriphagus machipongonensis genome encodes:
- a CDS encoding alpha/beta hydrolase, whose translation MNKLFKFFIPLLLLTSSFFTPLSAQVDQATPLAATETINKTISALESHTYTVELENGMAIIGKVHQKGIDLVIDVYRPTGELLKQIDGPNGINGIEAIDITAKQSGKYQLVVHSLDKEAENGNYTLEVLQLLSLSENTKRITKKELPTETLYKLWESSLTDSTVIEAFIQNQPERHIIEPMEGNDTDMLVTYFCIPNENTEYVMLSGGPDFLGLRFQRLPNTKLHFVTQRVPKDARFNYGFNYFNLDQAGPTHEIESRTVEHAYDGVLEMPNAPEQPYITERKQVEKGTLEVLSITSEILNEERKITVHTPANYDASKAHNLLIVFDGESYGARPNGRSRVPTPTIMDNLFSENKITPTVTVLVWAMGKRSTDLISEKFGDFIADELIPWVRKKYNIHTKPDQIVLAGSSRGGFAASFIAFKHSEVIGNVLSQSGSYWIKGTADENHWIYPEDNGKLINLYKQSERLPIKFYMDIGLYDAGASMLGMNRQFRDILEIKGYEVDYREFKGGHNYVNWRGTLADGLMSLIGTN comes from the coding sequence ATGAATAAGCTTTTTAAATTCTTCATCCCCTTACTTCTACTTACAAGCAGTTTTTTTACTCCCCTTTCAGCACAAGTTGACCAAGCGACTCCTCTAGCTGCGACTGAAACGATTAATAAAACCATCTCAGCTTTAGAGAGCCATACTTATACGGTTGAATTGGAAAATGGCATGGCAATAATTGGTAAAGTCCATCAAAAAGGGATAGACCTTGTCATCGATGTTTATAGACCAACTGGTGAACTTCTAAAACAAATTGACGGCCCAAACGGAATCAATGGAATTGAAGCCATTGACATTACAGCCAAGCAATCGGGGAAGTACCAACTTGTTGTTCATTCCCTAGACAAGGAAGCCGAAAATGGAAATTATACTTTAGAGGTGCTGCAGCTATTAAGCTTGTCTGAAAACACGAAACGCATTACCAAGAAAGAGCTTCCTACAGAGACGCTATACAAATTATGGGAATCCTCGTTAACGGATAGCACTGTCATTGAAGCCTTTATTCAGAATCAGCCCGAAAGACATATTATTGAGCCGATGGAAGGAAATGATACAGATATGTTGGTTACCTACTTTTGCATCCCAAATGAAAACACCGAATATGTCATGTTGAGCGGGGGTCCTGATTTTTTGGGCTTGCGTTTTCAGCGATTACCTAATACAAAACTTCATTTTGTAACTCAAAGGGTCCCCAAAGATGCGCGGTTCAATTATGGTTTCAATTATTTTAATCTAGATCAGGCGGGACCAACTCACGAAATTGAGTCTAGAACTGTGGAGCATGCATATGATGGGGTTCTAGAAATGCCTAATGCACCTGAGCAACCCTATATCACTGAGAGAAAGCAAGTAGAAAAAGGAACCTTAGAGGTGCTATCTATTACAAGTGAAATCCTTAATGAAGAAAGAAAAATCACCGTACATACTCCTGCCAATTACGATGCCTCCAAAGCGCATAACCTCTTAATTGTTTTTGACGGAGAGTCTTATGGAGCAAGACCAAACGGGAGATCTAGGGTACCTACACCCACCATCATGGACAACTTATTCTCGGAAAACAAAATTACTCCAACAGTTACCGTATTGGTTTGGGCAATGGGTAAAAGAAGTACCGATTTGATCAGTGAAAAATTTGGTGATTTTATAGCAGATGAACTTATTCCCTGGGTTCGTAAAAAATATAACATTCATACTAAGCCCGATCAAATTGTTCTAGCAGGATCAAGCCGAGGAGGTTTTGCTGCAAGTTTCATTGCCTTCAAACATTCAGAGGTAATAGGCAATGTTCTTTCCCAATCAGGTTCTTATTGGATCAAAGGAACAGCAGATGAAAATCATTGGATATATCCAGAGGATAATGGCAAGCTCATCAACTTATATAAACAGAGTGAACGATTACCTATCAAATTCTATATGGATATCGGTTTATATGATGCCGGGGCATCTATGCTCGGAATGAATAGACAGTTTCGGGATATCCTTGAAATAAAAGGCTATGAAGTAGACTATCGTGAATTTAAAGGAGGTCACAATTATGTGAATTGGAGAGGAACACTTGCAGATGGGTTAATGTCTTTAATTGGGACGAATTGA
- a CDS encoding amidohydrolase family protein, whose translation MEHKDIIVMATQNGALAMDRADDFGTLEKGKFANLIILEKDPGIDVSNFRSISHVKRTGVLSEIDNSNEQYRK comes from the coding sequence ATTGAGCATAAAGATATCATCGTAATGGCTACACAAAATGGTGCCTTGGCTATGGATAGAGCAGATGATTTTGGTACTTTGGAAAAAGGAAAGTTTGCCAACCTTATCATTCTAGAAAAAGACCCAGGGATTGATGTTTCTAACTTTCGCTCCATAAGTCATGTCAAGAGAACAGGAGTTTTGAGTGAGATTGACAATTCAAATGAACAATACAGGAAATAA
- a CDS encoding DinB family protein codes for MTQSELIILNFTEIRRRSIKLWNGLPESYYHWRTDDKAKTAIEMVRHVLEADYGWNKIINKESMEDYQSPWKNRPFTSLADEIEFAEPYRNTFLQSVKQFSDTELSETEIIHPGNGEKKMLGKYLLRIGYHESVHAGQFLSYLRAMKLNRPMVWD; via the coding sequence ATGACACAATCTGAACTCATCATTTTAAACTTTACCGAGATCAGGAGAAGAAGCATCAAACTTTGGAATGGACTTCCAGAGAGCTATTATCATTGGAGAACTGACGATAAAGCGAAGACTGCCATTGAAATGGTCAGACACGTTTTGGAAGCCGATTATGGATGGAATAAAATAATCAATAAGGAAAGTATGGAAGATTACCAATCTCCCTGGAAAAATCGACCATTCACTAGCCTTGCGGACGAAATAGAATTTGCAGAACCCTATAGAAACACTTTTTTACAAAGTGTGAAACAATTTTCGGATACAGAATTAAGCGAAACAGAGATCATTCATCCCGGAAATGGAGAGAAGAAAATGCTTGGTAAATATTTATTAAGGATTGGGTATCATGAGTCTGTTCACGCAGGCCAATTCCTTTCCTATTTAAGAGCAATGAAACTTAATCGCCCAATGGTCTGGGACTGA
- a CDS encoding YhdH/YhfP family quinone oxidoreductase: MMKQSKTTFKAFRVEENDGKYSGSIKEIEFRKLNEHEILVKVSYSSLNYKDVLSATGNKGVTRNYPHTPGIDAVGIIEKSNSENFNPGDKVIVTSYDLGMNTDGGFAEYIQVPADWAVKLPEKLTMKEAMIFGTAGLTAGMSVLRLSELIKPEDGKVAVSGATGGVGALSVAILSKLGYSVVAISGKETEQEYLLSLGAKEVISRNEIENLDKKPLLKPLFVGAIDTVGGVILENIIKSTAAMGIVTCCGNVASPKLDLTVFPFILRGVSLIGIDSQNYPMKYRKNVWNKLAQEWKPQQLDATGNIIKLEDVTQKIDLMLKGKLKGRTVLSLAD, encoded by the coding sequence ATGATGAAACAAAGTAAAACTACATTTAAGGCGTTTAGAGTTGAAGAGAATGACGGTAAATATTCTGGTTCAATTAAAGAAATAGAATTTAGAAAATTAAACGAACATGAGATTTTAGTGAAAGTCTCCTATAGCTCACTGAATTATAAAGATGTTTTGTCAGCCACTGGGAATAAAGGTGTAACAAGGAATTATCCTCATACCCCAGGTATTGATGCAGTCGGAATAATTGAAAAATCAAATAGTGAAAATTTTAACCCTGGAGATAAGGTTATTGTTACAAGCTATGATTTAGGGATGAATACTGATGGTGGATTTGCAGAGTACATTCAGGTCCCTGCTGATTGGGCTGTAAAATTGCCTGAAAAATTGACCATGAAAGAAGCAATGATATTCGGAACTGCAGGTTTAACTGCAGGTATGTCAGTTTTAAGGCTTTCTGAATTGATAAAACCTGAAGATGGCAAAGTAGCTGTTTCAGGAGCAACAGGTGGTGTCGGAGCATTAAGTGTTGCCATCTTGAGTAAGCTGGGATATTCAGTGGTAGCCATTTCCGGAAAAGAAACAGAGCAGGAATACCTCTTATCCCTCGGTGCAAAAGAGGTGATATCACGAAATGAGATTGAAAATCTTGATAAAAAACCATTATTAAAACCCTTGTTTGTAGGAGCTATTGATACTGTAGGAGGTGTAATACTTGAAAATATTATTAAGTCAACTGCTGCCATGGGAATTGTAACTTGTTGTGGAAACGTGGCATCTCCAAAACTTGATTTGACCGTTTTCCCCTTTATCCTGAGAGGTGTCTCACTCATTGGAATAGATTCTCAAAACTATCCAATGAAGTACAGAAAAAATGTTTGGAATAAGCTAGCCCAAGAATGGAAACCTCAACAACTAGATGCCACTGGCAATATAATTAAGCTTGAGGATGTAACTCAAAAAATAGATTTAATGCTCAAGGGGAAATTAAAAGGAAGAACTGTTCTGAGTTTGGCTGATTAA
- a CDS encoding winged helix-turn-helix transcriptional regulator, translated as MKKSYCPIDTFINTVKGKRKGTIILHLFQGDKRYNELVKLLPDISERMLTKQLKELESDGLIIRTVFPEVPPRVEYSLTELGKEIHPILKSMFKGGILFEKSIDELHT; from the coding sequence ATGAAGAAAAGTTATTGTCCGATAGATACGTTTATCAATACTGTTAAAGGTAAACGGAAAGGAACCATAATTTTACACCTTTTTCAAGGAGATAAGCGCTATAATGAATTAGTAAAACTGTTACCTGATATAAGTGAACGTATGCTTACTAAACAGCTTAAAGAATTAGAATCAGATGGTCTAATTATTCGAACCGTTTTTCCCGAAGTTCCACCAAGGGTTGAGTACAGTTTAACAGAATTAGGGAAAGAAATTCACCCTATACTAAAAAGCATGTTTAAGGGAGGAATTCTTTTTGAAAAATCTATTGATGAATTACATACTTAA
- a CDS encoding amidohydrolase: protein MKIKILLFAWICLTAVACQTNTIDTNQTIFFNGDIITMQGDSPEYAESLVEQDGKIVFIGSKEEAEEKYGQSQMIDLEGKTLLPGFIDGHAHFDNFAAQAIGAQILPPPDAGAKDIPTMIQILKDWNTPENRTLTGWIFGLGFDDSVLEENRFPTKHDLDKVSTEFPIMIIHISAHFVVVNSLGLEKLGIDASTKDPEGGIIRREENNEPNGVLEELAAFPYMLKVLTPASTEAADRFFEAGQEMALSYGYTTAQEGRAMQNHEGLVSKAEAGKLKLDVVSYIDYMYADDYMDSKWNSKTYNNHYRIGGMKMTLDGSPQGRTAWRTQAYLIPPDGAETGYKGYPAIPQDSVVTALYKKAFKNNWQVLTHANGDAAMDQMIRTMKTAANELGNDDRRSVLIHGQYVREDQLDSFKELDVIASLFPLHTFYWGDWHKQIIGDSLGNFISPTRTALDKGLRITIHTDAPVALPNLMRMVGISVERKSRSGQVIGADEKLTPYEALKGITQWSAYQHFEEDTKGTFEVGKLADMVILDKNPLKVTEGEIKNILVLETYKDGIRVYKK from the coding sequence ATGAAAATTAAAATACTACTTTTTGCATGGATTTGCTTAACAGCAGTTGCTTGCCAAACAAATACAATAGATACTAACCAAACCATCTTTTTTAATGGGGACATCATCACCATGCAAGGTGACAGTCCAGAATATGCTGAGTCCTTAGTAGAACAAGACGGGAAGATTGTGTTTATAGGCTCCAAAGAAGAAGCCGAAGAAAAATACGGGCAGTCCCAAATGATCGATCTTGAAGGGAAAACATTACTTCCAGGTTTTATCGATGGACATGCTCACTTTGACAATTTTGCCGCTCAGGCCATTGGTGCTCAAATCTTACCGCCACCAGATGCAGGAGCCAAGGATATTCCAACAATGATTCAAATTTTGAAAGACTGGAATACTCCTGAAAATAGAACGTTGACAGGATGGATCTTCGGTTTAGGCTTTGATGATTCGGTACTGGAAGAAAACCGTTTTCCAACCAAACATGACCTCGATAAGGTATCTACAGAATTCCCTATCATGATCATCCATATTTCTGCTCATTTTGTAGTGGTTAATTCCCTAGGCCTGGAAAAATTAGGTATAGATGCCAGCACAAAAGATCCTGAAGGAGGAATTATCAGAAGAGAAGAAAACAATGAGCCCAATGGTGTTTTAGAAGAATTGGCCGCATTTCCCTATATGTTGAAAGTACTGACACCCGCAAGTACTGAAGCTGCGGACCGCTTTTTTGAAGCGGGACAGGAAATGGCATTGTCCTATGGATACACCACCGCCCAGGAGGGTCGAGCGATGCAAAACCATGAGGGATTGGTTAGCAAAGCAGAAGCAGGCAAACTAAAATTGGATGTGGTTAGCTACATCGACTATATGTACGCAGATGATTACATGGATTCCAAGTGGAACAGCAAGACATACAACAATCATTACCGAATTGGTGGAATGAAAATGACGCTTGACGGATCTCCACAGGGAAGAACAGCATGGCGCACACAAGCCTATTTAATCCCTCCCGATGGAGCAGAAACAGGCTATAAAGGATACCCCGCTATCCCCCAAGACAGTGTGGTGACGGCATTATATAAGAAAGCTTTTAAAAATAACTGGCAGGTTTTGACCCATGCAAATGGTGACGCAGCTATGGATCAGATGATTCGTACAATGAAAACAGCTGCAAACGAATTGGGAAATGATGACCGGAGGTCTGTCCTGATACATGGGCAATATGTTCGGGAAGATCAGCTCGATTCATTCAAGGAACTGGATGTCATTGCCTCACTTTTCCCGCTTCATACGTTCTACTGGGGAGATTGGCACAAGCAAATCATCGGCGATAGTCTGGGAAATTTCATCAGCCCAACAAGAACTGCATTAGACAAAGGACTACGAATTACCATACACACAGATGCTCCTGTAGCTCTTCCGAATTTGATGCGTATGGTAGGAATTTCTGTTGAAAGAAAGTCCCGCTCAGGCCAAGTGATTGGAGCTGATGAAAAACTAACTCCATATGAGGCTCTTAAGGGCATTACTCAATGGTCTGCCTACCAACATTTTGAAGAAGACACGAAAGGCACTTTCGAGGTAGGTAAATTGGCTGATATGGTTATTCTCGATAAAAATCCATTGAAAGTGACTGAGGGAGAAATAAAAAATATTTTGGTTTTAGAGACTTACAAAGATGGAATACGGGTTTATAAGAAATAA
- a CDS encoding M28 family metallopeptidase, protein MKQRLIILMIFILMSCSKSHEEKVILYNFPQDIKQAQIEIVSSLSGNQPIQPIGVQLKARATLRERELSRAYLIELLKNLSLQPIEQNYRQKNINPFVDILIGPFKGTNIYGILPATVNTNQYIILGAHYDTARDCPGANDNASAISLLYGVAKKISEIPSREVNVLIVFFDQEEEDLIGSKAFARYIKKNEYDILSVHTFDQIAWDKDQDNAIELELPTAELEEIYKEQGLKLDIPIHTTKVNSTDHQSFRDIGFNAVGITEEFVNKDTSPYKDTPEDTFETVNFDYVESTTNLVYEVIKTLVTKTKGDGY, encoded by the coding sequence ATGAAACAGCGGTTAATTATACTAATGATTTTTATTTTGATGTCATGCTCCAAGAGTCATGAAGAAAAAGTCATTCTGTATAATTTCCCGCAAGATATTAAGCAAGCTCAAATCGAAATAGTTTCTTCGCTTTCAGGGAATCAACCAATCCAACCAATAGGTGTCCAATTAAAGGCCCGAGCAACCCTGCGGGAACGTGAATTATCCAGAGCTTATTTGATTGAACTTTTAAAAAACCTATCCCTTCAACCAATAGAACAAAATTATAGACAAAAAAACATCAATCCGTTTGTTGATATCCTAATAGGACCATTTAAAGGAACTAACATCTATGGCATTTTACCTGCCACTGTCAACACCAACCAATACATAATTTTAGGTGCTCATTACGATACAGCTAGGGATTGTCCTGGAGCAAACGATAATGCTTCCGCAATTTCATTATTGTATGGAGTTGCTAAAAAAATTTCTGAAATCCCATCAAGAGAAGTCAATGTTTTAATCGTGTTCTTTGACCAAGAAGAGGAAGATCTAATTGGTAGTAAAGCTTTTGCGAGGTACATTAAAAAAAATGAGTACGATATCCTCTCGGTTCATACTTTCGACCAAATAGCCTGGGATAAAGATCAAGACAATGCAATTGAATTGGAACTACCGACTGCAGAACTTGAAGAGATTTATAAAGAACAGGGTCTTAAATTAGATATACCTATTCATACTACTAAAGTAAACTCAACGGATCATCAATCTTTTCGAGATATTGGATTTAATGCTGTTGGAATTACCGAAGAGTTCGTCAATAAAGATACTAGCCCTTACAAGGATACTCCAGAAGATACGTTTGAAACTGTAAATTTTGATTACGTAGAATCCACAACAAACCTTGTCTATGAAGTAATTAAAACTCTAGTCACTAAAACAAAGGGAGATGGATATTAA
- a CDS encoding nuclear transport factor 2 family protein, producing MTTAEKITTAFKQVPRILYLGILFCLALSCTSEKKETVSEADIEQEINSGTPKRKFTKEILAQETAWASALVADDISFVESIMHDDFRLIRTYGDVPPISKDMYLGMKGMSASLAEVTSLNIVTEMDSIVVARTTWTMDWEQEGVGKLPPYFDMIDTWKKSKDGIWQIFSRISQVAEKPYTESKTIDD from the coding sequence ATGACTACAGCAGAAAAAATAACTACAGCTTTTAAACAAGTACCAAGAATACTTTATCTAGGAATACTATTTTGTTTAGCGCTCTCTTGTACGAGTGAGAAAAAGGAAACAGTATCGGAAGCCGATATTGAGCAAGAAATCAACTCTGGTACACCAAAAAGAAAATTTACCAAAGAGATTCTGGCCCAAGAAACCGCTTGGGCTTCAGCGCTTGTTGCTGATGACATAAGTTTCGTAGAATCTATTATGCACGATGACTTTCGCCTGATAAGGACCTATGGAGATGTCCCACCAATTAGTAAAGATATGTATCTTGGTATGAAAGGGATGAGCGCTTCATTAGCAGAGGTGACATCTCTGAACATAGTTACTGAAATGGATTCAATTGTAGTAGCAAGAACTACTTGGACGATGGATTGGGAACAAGAAGGTGTAGGTAAATTACCTCCTTATTTTGATATGATTGATACCTGGAAAAAGAGCAAGGATGGCATCTGGCAGATTTTTTCTAGAATAAGCCAAGTTGCCGAAAAGCCTTATACCGAATCGAAAACTATTGACGATTAA
- a CDS encoding helix-turn-helix transcriptional regulator translates to MEIHIDITKNIIEQFDRYFNFTKTEIGLKPDPAIIEGDVKFIDFPGELEFHHFDKAPFKIPISMTSVNPVDTQWYIIHINLSKTKQEKKAGDQIIHFQKHLPIGILLYGPNLKIETQIPPHIESELATIRFSDTFLKAYFKDWESLIDREKSLVYEDLDPVLEYKLSLAISAMYDKIKCHRLVLDFVQQFFNKLKSHKKGINPGKLHPEDLKNLFKTSTLLRDPTNSQIPTVEEMAKMAHMGTSKFKNSFKQVFGLPPIEYHNRVRMEFAASEIQNNAKTPTEVSYLLGYSHPSNFTKAFKKYFGHLPSSFN, encoded by the coding sequence ATGGAAATTCATATTGACATCACTAAAAATATCATAGAACAATTTGATCGCTACTTCAATTTTACAAAAACAGAAATTGGACTAAAACCTGATCCTGCAATCATTGAAGGAGATGTAAAATTTATAGATTTTCCGGGTGAATTGGAGTTTCATCACTTTGATAAAGCGCCATTCAAAATACCTATTTCAATGACCTCGGTCAATCCTGTGGACACCCAATGGTATATTATCCATATCAACCTTTCAAAAACAAAACAGGAGAAAAAGGCTGGGGATCAAATCATTCATTTTCAAAAGCACTTGCCAATTGGAATTCTACTTTATGGTCCAAATCTTAAAATAGAAACCCAAATTCCTCCTCATATTGAATCTGAATTAGCAACCATACGGTTTAGCGATACCTTTTTGAAGGCCTACTTTAAAGATTGGGAAAGCCTCATTGATCGAGAAAAAAGTTTGGTCTATGAAGACCTAGATCCTGTTTTGGAGTACAAATTGTCTTTGGCTATATCAGCCATGTATGATAAAATAAAATGCCACCGGCTGGTACTCGATTTCGTTCAGCAATTTTTTAACAAACTAAAAAGTCATAAAAAAGGAATAAACCCAGGTAAACTACACCCGGAAGACCTTAAAAATCTCTTTAAAACTTCAACCTTACTTAGAGACCCAACCAATAGTCAGATTCCAACAGTTGAAGAAATGGCTAAAATGGCACATATGGGAACATCCAAATTCAAGAATTCATTTAAGCAGGTATTTGGATTACCTCCTATTGAATACCACAATAGGGTGCGAATGGAATTTGCCGCCTCTGAAATCCAAAACAACGCCAAGACTCCCACCGAAGTAAGTTATTTGCTTGGGTATTCCCATCCTTCCAACTTTACCAAGGCTTTTAAAAAATATTTCGGCCATCTCCCTTCTTCTTTTAATTAG